The Streptomyces armeniacus genomic interval GAGAACGATACCGAGCAGCAGGCCCGAACCGCGGACGTGTTCGATCATTGGGTGTTCCAGCGCCGCGATGGAGTCGCGGAGCCGGGCGCCGATCCGTTTGACGTTGGCCAGGATGCCCTCGGCCTCGATGGTGTCCAGCACCGCGAGCGCGGCGGCGCACGCGACGGGGTTGCCGCCGAACGTGGAGCCGTGCTGGCCGGGCGTCAGCAGGTCGGCCGCGGGTCCGAAGGCGAGGGTCGCGCCGATGGGCAGGCCACCGCCGAGGCCCTTGGCGAGGGTGAGCACGTCGGGTTCGACGCCCTGCGCCTGGCACTCGGACCAGTGCCCGGTCCGGCCGATGCCCGTCTGCACCTCGTCCACCACGAGCAGCGTCCCGGTGGCGCGGGTGATCTCGCGTGCCGCGGCGAGATAACCCTCCGGCGGTACGACTACGCCCGCCTCGCCCTGCACGGGCTCGACGATCAGCAGCGCCGTCTCCTCCGTGACGGCCGCGCGCAGGGCTGCCACGTCTCCGTACGGGACGTGGCTGACGTCGCCGGGCAGCGGCAGGAACGGCTCCTGCTTCGCCGGCTGCCCGGTGAGCGCGAGCGCGCCCATGGTGCGGCCGTGGAAGCCGCCCTGGGTGGCGACCATGTGCGTACGGCCGGTGCGCCGCCCGATCTTGAACGCGGCCTCGACCGCCTCGGCGCCCGAGTTGGAGAAGTAGACGCGTCCGGGCCGGCCCGTGCCGGTCACCTCGAGGAGCTTCTCGGCGAGCGCGACGGGCGGCTCGGCGATGAAGAGGTTCGAGACGTGGCCGAGCATGGCGACCTGGTCGGAGACCGCCCGTACGACCGCGGGGTGCGCGGTGCCCAGCGAGTTGACGGCGATGCCGCCGACGAAGTCGAGGTACTCCCTGCCGTCCGCGTCCCACACCCTGGCGCCCTCGCCGTGGGTGAGGGGGACGCGCGGGGTGCCGTAGTTGTCCATCAGGGCGCCCTGCCAGCGCCGGGTGAGCTCCTGGTTGCCGTCGCCCCTGCTCATGCGGTGCGCGCCCCCTCTTGCGGTGCGGTCTCTTGCGGTGCGGTCTCTTGCGGTGCGGTCTCTTGCGGTGCGGTCTCTTGCGGTGCGGTGGCGGCGTCGTGCCCCGCGGTGTCCGGCACGACCATCGTGCCGATGCCCTCGTCGGTGAAGATCTCCAGCAGGATCGAGTGCGGCACGCGGCCGTCCAGCACCCGTGCCGTGCGTACGCCGCCCCGTACCGCGTGCAGGCAGCCCTCCATCTTCGGGACCATCCCGCTGGCCAGGTCGGGCAGCAGCTTCTCCAGCTCGCTCGCGGTGAGTTCGCTGATGACGTCGTCGCTGTTCGGCCAGTCCGCGTACAGGCCCTCGACGTCGGTCAGGACCATCAGCGTCTCGGCGCCGAGCGCGGCGGCCAGCGCGGCGGCGGCGGTGTCGGCGTTGATGTTGTAGACGTGGTCGTCGTCCGTGCTGCGGGCGATGGAGGAGACGACCGGGATACGGCCGTTGTCGAGCAGCGCCTCGATGGCGCCCGCGTCGATGCCGGTGATGTCGCCGACGCGGCCGAGGTCGACCCGTTCGCCGTCGATGTCGGCGTACCGCTTCGTGGCCGTCATGGTGTGCGCGTCCTCGCCGGTCATGCCGACGGCGAACGGACCGTGCTGGTTCAGCAGCCCGACCAGCTCGCGCTGCACCTGGCCGGCCAGCACCATCCGTACGACCGACATCGTCTCCAGCGAGGTGACCCGCAGCCCGGCCTTGAACTCCGACTCCAGCCCGAGCCGGTCCAGTTGGGCGCTGATCTGCGGGCCGCCGCCGTGTACGACGACGGGGCGCAGCCCGGCGTGCCGGAGGAACACGACGTCCTGCGCGAACGCCGCCTTCAGCTCCTCGTCCACCATGGCGTTGCCGCCGAACTTGATGACGACCGTCTTCCCGTGGTGCCGGGTCAGCCAGGGCAGCGCCTCGATGAGCGTCTGCGCCTTGGGCAGCGCGGTGTGCTTGCGGGTGCTCATGACGAGTACGCGCTGTTCTCGTGGACGTAGTCGGCGGTGAGGTCGTTGGTCCAGATGACCGCCGACTCGCTGCCCGCCGCCAGGTCGGCGGTGACGGTGACCTCGCGGAAGCGCATGTCGACCAGGTCGCGGTCGTCGCCGACGGAGCCGTTCCGGCACACCCACACGCCGTTGATCGCGACGTTCAGCCGGTCGGGTTCGAAGACGGCGGAGGTGGTGCCGATGGCGGAGAGCACGCGGCCCCAGTTCGGGTCCTCGCCGTGGATGGCGCACTTGAGGAGGTTGTTGCGGGCGATGGAACGGCCGACCTCCACCGCGTCGTCCTCGCTCGCCGCGCCCGTCACCTCGATCCTGATGTCCTTGCTCGCGCCCTCCGCGTCCCCGATCAGCTGCCGCGCCAGATCGGCGCAGACCTCCCGTACGGCCTCCGCGAACTCCTCGTAGCCGGGCGTCGCACCGGAGGCGGCGGAGGAGAGCAGCAGCACCGTGTCGTTGGTGGACATGCAGCCGTCGGAGTCGGCGCGGTCGAAGGTCGTACGGGTCGCCGCGCGCAGCGCCTCGTCCAGCTCCGGGGCGCCGATGTCGGCGTCCGTGGTGAGCACGGCCAGCATGGTCGCCAGCCCCGGCGCGAGCATGCCCGCGCCCTTGGCCATCCCGCCGACGGTCCAGCCGTCCCGCTCGGCGACGGCGGTCTTGTGCACGCTGTCGGTGGTCTTGATGGCGATGGCGGCCTTCTCACCGCCGTACGGGGACAGCTCGCCCGCCGCCGTGCCGATGCCCGCCAGCAGCGCGTCCATGGGCAGCCGGAGCCCGATCAGCCCGGTGGACGCGACCGCGACCTCGGCCGCGCTGTGGCCCAGCACCTCGGCGGCGCGCTCGGCGGTGGCGTGGGTGTCCTGGAACCCGGCGGGGCCGGTGCACGCGTTGGCGCCGCCCGAGTTGAGGACGACGCAGGACACCTGGCCGCCCTTGACCACCTGCTCCGACCAGACCACGGGGGCGGCCTTCACCCGGTTCGAGGTGAACACTCCGGCGGCGGCGCGACCCGGGCCCTGGTTGACGACCAGGGCGAGGTCCGGCCCGCCGCTCTCCTTGATCCCGGCGGCGATGCCCGCGGCCGTGAACCCCTTTGCCGCTGTCACGCTCACGGTGCGACTCCGATCGTGGAAAGTCCCAGCTCCTCGGGGAGTCCGAGGGCGATGTTCATGCTCTGCACCGCGCCGCCGGCGGTGCCCTTGGTGAGGTTGTCGACGGCCGCGACGACGACGATGCGGGCGGCAGCCTCGTCGTACGCGACCTGGAGCAGCACCTGGTTCGAGCCGTACACGGCGGCCGTGGCCGGCCACTGCCCCTCGGGCAGCAGGCTGACGAACGGCTCGTCCTGGAACGCCTTCTCGTACGCCGCCCGTACGGCCTCCCCCGTCACGCCCGTACGCGCGCGTGCCGTGCACGTGGCGAGGATGCCGCGGGGCATCGGGGCGAGCGTCGGCGTGAACGAGACCGTCACCGGCTCGCCCGCCACTCCCGACAGGTTCTGGACGATCTCGGGGGTGTGCCGGTGGGTGCCGCCGACGCCGTACGGGCTCATGGAGCCCATCACCTCGCTGCCGAGCAGATGCGGCTTGAGCGACTTGCCCGCCCCGGACGTGCCGGACGCGGCGACGATCACGGCTTCGGGCTCGGCGAGCGCCGCGGCGTACGCGGGGAACAGCGCGAGCGAGACGGCCGTCGGGTAGCAGCCGGGCACGGCGATGCGCCGGGCACCCTGCAACGCGCTGCGGGCGCCGGGGAGTTCGGGCAGCCCGTACGGCCAGCTGCCGGCGTACGGGGTGTCGTAGAACCGTTCCCAGGCGGCGGCGTCCGTGAGGCGGAAGTCGGCGCCACAGTCGACGACGAGCACGTCGTCGCCGAGCTCCTCGGCGACGGCGGCGGACTGGCCGTGCGGGAGCGCGAGGAAGACCACGTCGTGCCCGCGCAGGGCCGCGGCCGTCGTCTCCTCGAGCACGCGCCCGGCCAGCGGCGCGAGGTGCGGCTGGAGGGTGCCCAGGCGTCGTCCCGCGTTGGTGTTGCCGGTCAGGGTGCCGATCTCGATCTCCGGGTGCCCGGCCAGCAGCCGCAGGATCTCGCCTCCCGCATAACCACTGGCCCCCGCCACCGCTGCGCGCACTGCCATCGCGTCCTCTCCTAGGCGATAGCATGACTATACGCAGTAATGCAGTTCTATGCAAAGAGTTCCCGGTCAGGGCCGCTCACGGCGGGTGCCCGCGCCGCTACGCGTACGTCGCTCAGCCGTCGTCGGTGCCCGGCGTCACCCTGCGAACAGGCCGTCCAGCGCGGACTGGCTCTCCACGTCCGCGGCGCGGTGGATCACCAGCAGCTGGTCCGGGTCCTGGAGCGGCGTGAGCGTTTCGAAATGCACCGCGATCAGACCGGCGTCGGGATGCCGCATCCCCTTGCGTCTCGACACCTACCGACTGCTGGGCCGTTCCGGGCTGCGGGTCTCACCGCTGGCGCTGGGCACGGCGACGTTCGGCACCGAGTGGGGCTGGGGCGCCGAACGGGACGAAGCGCGCAAGCTGTTCGACCTTTACGTCGAGCGCGGCGGCAATTTCATCGACACCGCCGTCACCTACACCAACGGCAGCTCCGAGCGCCTGCTGGGCGAATTCGCCCGCGACAACCGCGAAAGCCTGGTGCTGGCGACGAAGTACACGACGCTGCGCCGCCCCGGCGATCCGAATTCCGGCGGCCCGCACCGCAAGAGCCTTTTCGCTTCCGTGGAAGCCAGCCTGCGGCAGCTGAACACGGACTACATCGACCTGCTCTACCTGCACGTGTGGGACTCCACGACGCCGGTCGAGGAGATCCTGCGCGGCATGGACGATCTGGTCCGGCAGGGCAAGGTCCTGTACGTGGCGATCTCCAACGGGCCGGCCTGGCAGGTGGCGCGTATGCAGGCGACCGCCGACCTGCGCGGCTGGTCGCCGCTGGTCGCGCTCCAGATCGAGTACAACCTGATCGAACGCACCGGGGAACGTGAACTCATCCCCATGGCACGCGAGATGGGCCTGGGCGTCGTCCCGTGGTCACCGCTGGCCGGCGGAGCGCTCACCGGCAAGTACAGCCGCGACGACCTGACCGCGCCGGACGGCGCGTTCGGCGACGGCACCCGCAGGAGTCTGAACCTCGCCCAGGGCGCGCTCACCGAACGCAACTTCGCCATCGTGGACGTTGTACGGGAGGTCGCCGCCGAGCTGGGCCGTACGCCAGCCCAGGTCGGGCTGGCCTGGACCCTGCAGAACCCGGGCGTGACGGCACCGGTCAT includes:
- a CDS encoding acetylornithine transaminase translates to MSRGDGNQELTRRWQGALMDNYGTPRVPLTHGEGARVWDADGREYLDFVGGIAVNSLGTAHPAVVRAVSDQVAMLGHVSNLFIAEPPVALAEKLLEVTGTGRPGRVYFSNSGAEAVEAAFKIGRRTGRTHMVATQGGFHGRTMGALALTGQPAKQEPFLPLPGDVSHVPYGDVAALRAAVTEETALLIVEPVQGEAGVVVPPEGYLAAAREITRATGTLLVVDEVQTGIGRTGHWSECQAQGVEPDVLTLAKGLGGGLPIGATLAFGPAADLLTPGQHGSTFGGNPVACAAALAVLDTIEAEGILANVKRIGARLRDSIAALEHPMIEHVRGSGLLLGIVLTESVAPSVQQAAQDAGFLVNAVAPDVIRLAPPLILGEAEADALTAALPAVLDAAGGARRT
- the argB gene encoding acetylglutamate kinase, whose amino-acid sequence is MSTRKHTALPKAQTLIEALPWLTRHHGKTVVIKFGGNAMVDEELKAAFAQDVVFLRHAGLRPVVVHGGGPQISAQLDRLGLESEFKAGLRVTSLETMSVVRMVLAGQVQRELVGLLNQHGPFAVGMTGEDAHTMTATKRYADIDGERVDLGRVGDITGIDAGAIEALLDNGRIPVVSSIARSTDDDHVYNINADTAAAALAAALGAETLMVLTDVEGLYADWPNSDDVISELTASELEKLLPDLASGMVPKMEGCLHAVRGGVRTARVLDGRVPHSILLEIFTDEGIGTMVVPDTAGHDAATAPQETAPQETAPQETAPQETAPQEGARTA
- the argJ gene encoding bifunctional glutamate N-acetyltransferase/amino-acid acetyltransferase ArgJ, with translation MSVTAAKGFTAAGIAAGIKESGGPDLALVVNQGPGRAAAGVFTSNRVKAAPVVWSEQVVKGGQVSCVVLNSGGANACTGPAGFQDTHATAERAAEVLGHSAAEVAVASTGLIGLRLPMDALLAGIGTAAGELSPYGGEKAAIAIKTTDSVHKTAVAERDGWTVGGMAKGAGMLAPGLATMLAVLTTDADIGAPELDEALRAATRTTFDRADSDGCMSTNDTVLLLSSAASGATPGYEEFAEAVREVCADLARQLIGDAEGASKDIRIEVTGAASEDDAVEVGRSIARNNLLKCAIHGEDPNWGRVLSAIGTTSAVFEPDRLNVAINGVWVCRNGSVGDDRDLVDMRFREVTVTADLAAGSESAVIWTNDLTADYVHENSAYSS
- the argC gene encoding N-acetyl-gamma-glutamyl-phosphate reductase, which translates into the protein MAVRAAVAGASGYAGGEILRLLAGHPEIEIGTLTGNTNAGRRLGTLQPHLAPLAGRVLEETTAAALRGHDVVFLALPHGQSAAVAEELGDDVLVVDCGADFRLTDAAAWERFYDTPYAGSWPYGLPELPGARSALQGARRIAVPGCYPTAVSLALFPAYAAALAEPEAVIVAASGTSGAGKSLKPHLLGSEVMGSMSPYGVGGTHRHTPEIVQNLSGVAGEPVTVSFTPTLAPMPRGILATCTARARTGVTGEAVRAAYEKAFQDEPFVSLLPEGQWPATAAVYGSNQVLLQVAYDEAAARIVVVAAVDNLTKGTAGGAVQSMNIALGLPEELGLSTIGVAP
- a CDS encoding aldo/keto reductase, producing MPLRLDTYRLLGRSGLRVSPLALGTATFGTEWGWGAERDEARKLFDLYVERGGNFIDTAVTYTNGSSERLLGEFARDNRESLVLATKYTTLRRPGDPNSGGPHRKSLFASVEASLRQLNTDYIDLLYLHVWDSTTPVEEILRGMDDLVRQGKVLYVAISNGPAWQVARMQATADLRGWSPLVALQIEYNLIERTGERELIPMAREMGLGVVPWSPLAGGALTGKYSRDDLTAPDGAFGDGTRRSLNLAQGALTERNFAIVDVVREVAAELGRTPAQVGLAWTLQNPGVTAPVIGARTPAQLEDNLGALEVDFTASQLARLDGASAVELGFPQDLLTRETTRQPTRGDLRIEARR